Below is a genomic region from Persicimonas caeni.
CGGGTCGAGGGCGTTTTGGCCCAGCGGGTCGAGCTTGGACTCGTCGGAGTCGACGTTGGCCGCAAAGGAGAGCGCGTCGAGGCGATTGCGCGGGTTGTCCGCATCGCCCTGAGCCTCGTCGGAGTCGGCCCACACCTCGTAGAACCCGACATGCTCGGGCGCGAAGCCGACGGTGCCGTCGGTCGGCTCGAGCACGAGCCGCGAGTCTTCAGGCCCGTGGATGATCGCGCGCTCGTCGACCAGACCGCTGACGTCCAGAGTCAGCCGCTCGCCCACGACCGGGCGGTCCTTGCCCGCCGAGGTCGCCCGACGCGCCAGGTACTGCACGCTTCGGCGCATCAGCGGCAAAAAGGCAGTGCGCACCGGCAAGTCGGTCCACTCGCGATCGACCGTGGTCGTCAGCATGACCACGCGCCCGTCGCCGACCTTACGCTCGATGAGCGCGGGGGCGTTGTCCTTGTACGCCAGGATTTCGCGCGTCTCGGTCTGCTGGGTCGGCTCGAGCAGCATATAGCTGTAGACCTTGACCGACTGCAGCGACGAGCCGCCCGGCAGGTCGAAGATGCGAAAGATCGGGTGGTCGCGGTTGCCCGTGCCCAGCCGGGTGATCTTGACGGGCGCGTCGGGATCGTCGCGCTCGGCCAGCCGCTTGAGGCCGCGAAGCGGCTTGGGCAACAGCCCCTCCATCGTCTGGTTCCACGAGGTGGCGTCGATCTGGTCGCCCATCGTCACCAGGAGCCCGCCGCCGCCGTCGACGAATTGCTCGAGCTTGCCGGCGTTCGGCTGGCTGACCGTGGCCACGTTGGCCAACACGACCACGTCGAAGTCGTTCAGGTCGCGCCCGGCGAGGCCCTCGGGCGTGGTCATTTCGGGGATGATCGCGCTCTGACTCGTCGTGCCGGGGTTGAGCGCGCGCACCGCAAAATACAACTCGTCGGAGTAGGCGACGCTGCTCGGCTCGCCGTTGACCAAGAGCACGCGGATGCGCTCCTTGAGGTCGACGGCGAAGTAGTAGCGGTTGTCGATCTCGAGCGGGTCGTCGTTGACCAACTCCACGTAAGCCTCGCGCACTCCGGCGCCCTCGAAACGATGGCGGAAGGTGTGCGTCGAGGTCTTGCGGGCGGGCACGTCGACCAGGCCGCCGCCGATATCCTCGCCGTCGACGTTGAGGCGAAGCTCGACGCCCTTTTGGTCTTCGGGGCCGAAGTTGCGGACGGTCGCCGTGATCTTCCAGCTTCCGCCTTGGCCGCTATGCTCCTGCTCGTAGTCGACCGCGGTGATGCCCAGGTTCTCTGGCACGCTCTCGGCGTCGTCTCGCACCGACACCTGGCGTACGTCGTAGGGGATCTTCGCTTCGGGCGTGGGGCTGTCGGGGAAGCCGCCGCGGGCAAAATCACTGATCACGACGATGCGCTTGCTCGGAAGCTGCGACGACGAGAGCAAGTCACCGGCGGCGACCACCGCTTGTGACAGGTCCGCCGACGCATCGGTGGCCTGCAGATCAGAGAACGCCTCACGAATTTCGCCGTGGTCGCTCGTAAAGCGGGTCACCGGCCCGTCGATGGTGCTCGCCGTGATCAGCGTCGCCTCGTCCCACGGGCGCAGCTTGCCCAACTGCTCGTCGAACTGCTCGACGGTGTTCTCCCACCAACCGGCGTGCTGCATCGAGGCGCTGTCATCGACCACGAAGACGACCGCCGTCGGCAGCCGCTCGGAGGCGGTGACGCCCTCATCGCTCAAAAAGTACGGCTTGGCCAACGCCAGGGCGAGCGCGGCGATGACCAGCACGCGCAGCCCGAGCAGGAGCCACTGGCGCACCTTGACGCTGCGCGCCTCCTTTTTGTTCGACTCCATCAAGAGCCGAAGAGCCGGAAACTCTTGGCGGGTCGCCTTGCGGCGGTTGATCAGGTGGATGGCGATCGGGATCGCCGCCGCCAAAAGCCCCGCCAAAAAGAGTGGTTGCAGAAAACTCAAATCCGCCCCCTCAAGAAGGTCAGGCAGGTCTGCTCGATGGGTTGCGTGGTCGGAAAGCGCAGGTACTCGATGTCGGCTTGCTCACACTGCTGTTTGACGAACGCCATATGCTCGCGCATCCGCTCGGTGTAGGCGTCGCGCAAGTCGTCGACGTCGACGAGGAGCTCGCCCTCGCCCTCCATGCCTTCGAAGAGCATCATGCCTTCGTAAGGCAGGGTAATCTCGGCCGGATCGACCACGTGGAAGGCGGCGACGTCGAGGCGGCGGTGGCGCAGCACCTTCAACAGCTGCATCGCCTCGCCGTCGGCG
It encodes:
- a CDS encoding BatA domain-containing protein; its protein translation is MSFLQPLFLAGLLAAAIPIAIHLINRRKATRQEFPALRLLMESNKKEARSVKVRQWLLLGLRVLVIAALALALAKPYFLSDEGVTASERLPTAVVFVVDDSASMQHAGWWENTVEQFDEQLGKLRPWDEATLITASTIDGPVTRFTSDHGEIREAFSDLQATDASADLSQAVVAAGDLLSSSQLPSKRIVVISDFARGGFPDSPTPEAKIPYDVRQVSVRDDAESVPENLGITAVDYEQEHSGQGGSWKITATVRNFGPEDQKGVELRLNVDGEDIGGGLVDVPARKTSTHTFRHRFEGAGVREAYVELVNDDPLEIDNRYYFAVDLKERIRVLLVNGEPSSVAYSDELYFAVRALNPGTTSQSAIIPEMTTPEGLAGRDLNDFDVVVLANVATVSQPNAGKLEQFVDGGGGLLVTMGDQIDATSWNQTMEGLLPKPLRGLKRLAERDDPDAPVKITRLGTGNRDHPIFRIFDLPGGSSLQSVKVYSYMLLEPTQQTETREILAYKDNAPALIERKVGDGRVVMLTTTVDREWTDLPVRTAFLPLMRRSVQYLARRATSAGKDRPVVGERLTLDVSGLVDERAIIHGPEDSRLVLEPTDGTVGFAPEHVGFYEVWADSDEAQGDADNPRNRLDALSFAANVDSDESKLDPLGQNALDPWTKPDEGKGGEAAQAAIPTNERRVNVWPPILFAITMMLLLETLLGARRSVLAKVWRRITFQKDPKVEV